caccgaaaaataataacctgtatttaaaaaaattttaaagcttaagctttgaaaaaaagttgcttcgccaaattttcacttttctttccgatttttttggaaatttctaagaaattaaattaaaatataaaatttaattttctggagaaaaatgattgaaaattttttgaagctgaaTTCTcgtttaaaacttaaaaaatttagaaaaaactcaccaacaGTCGATGAAAGAGCCGTAAATGATAAATACGGTAATATTGTCTGTCCCAAAGAAGTtgtcatatttattttctctaaaaaatatgTGGAATTATATGGAAATCGAATTCCAAACGACAAAGCACCGATGGAAaagagaagagacgcagggaGGTTGGGGCAGTGAGAAGAGAGTGCGCGAGgggaagagacgcagacacggGAAGTAGACTTTGATTGTAAAGACACACAACAGGAGAACGTGGAAACTCCTAGTGATCAGAGATCACTTTTTATTATTACTCATTTGAAAAGAGactcaaaaatacggtacccggtctcgacacgacaaattttttaaaaatacaaactgatgtgcgtctttaaagggtattgtagtttcaaactttcgtcGCTACAagtatttattttccaaaattgttttcgtattttttagGGTGGCCGCGAAAACTGATGGCCGcgaaaagagaaaactcggccactgaTATTTTTGGCGTCAAATAAGTAAGGTAAATGAGGTAAATGCAAATTTGGACAGAGAGGAGAGACGAACTTGCATTTCGGGATGAGAATTGCGGCTATCTGGGTCAAAAATCTTATGAAAACACACACTTTTTCCCTCTCACTTTTTATTCAGCAGTGTTCTATTGTTAATTAGAGAGTAATtggattttgaagttttttaaacggAAATAAAACTGAACCGGTTTTTGAAGAgttaaaaaatcttcatatACCTGTATAGTTTGATAGAAGAAAATCATCTGTTTCCGatggcatttttgaaaattgaaactaaaattgaaattattatagAATCGAGTAATTATAATAGTTCTGTCACACgtgaaaaaaagagatattagttttcaaaaaattattttcttattccTTAATgttatcaaaacaaaaataccaacaaactatgtaaatattaaatatttgttACTTCTACAGTTTCGTGGTAAAATAGCCTTTCTGGGAAATAAACTTGATCATTTGAACTTGACAGCTATATAGAACATGGctcataaattattttggtcatttttaaGTAGTTGACGACAACTGAAGACTTGCACGAATATAAACTAtagaatcaaaataaaatgtttgaagattGAGTTAACTTTAAATAAAGTGTTTTTTATTCTACAGTAGAACACAGTAGCTTTAAATaggtttttctttaaataggTTTTATGCGTTGAAATAGAGATATGAGAAGTTAAAGATTATGAATGTTGTGAATGATAGTTACGGTTACAATATTGCTTCATAGTTTTTTAAGCAGAGCTAACATACAGTTTGcttttaaatgtaccttaataCTTTCAGCAGTAGCAGATCTTACAGTAAACTCTCAATTTCAGGCAGAATGATTAATTATACTTTTAGCCCTTCCAATACGTTTTTTCGTTTATCCCAGTTTTCatttcccatttttgaaaatcgaactCAGCTCACTTTAAATAACTCTAACTCAGCTGCCGGTAAAGCTAGAAACATGTATCTAATAACATTTAGTAATTGATATATGTATTTGTGTTGTAATTGActaattttttgtatcttATATGTTTGTAAAGTTAACGACTTTCAAACCCCTGTCTTGAACCTTGCCCTCTGCCAAACGTTACTGGGTAAACACCTCGCTTATCTGTAATTCCATgttaaatatgtttttcatgttttttgtcgagtcaaataaaaacttttttattgaacCACACACAGAGGTGGTTATATTCATTGCAAAAGAACACACGCACACTGATTTTCAACAACcagattatgaaaaatttagtaataGGAGAGTTTTTCTTAGTTGCTGTGGTGGGAGGAGTGGGGGGAGAACGTAAAATCATATATCATCAGtgatttaaatacatttgaatttgaaaaaagaagaggtgGTGTTGAAGCTGTAAATGAGGAATACTACGCGATACTCGGCTAGAGGGATATTTTACACACATTGTGTATTGAAGCTCAAATTTGAGAAGAGAAGGGAAAAAATCAGTGCGCGGACGGAGAAGGAGGTATACCTTTACTAATTTTGTATATGTACAGATTCTTGTGTTGAGGAATGAGAAGAGGAGAGGCTAAAATCTAGAAAGCGGCTGGGCCGTGATGGTTGTGTGAAACAAGAAGGGGTTTTCTATTGGGTCCAGCCAACTATAGGAGGGAACAAAGGAGGATGTGAGTGTGTGTGTGGGTGTTGCTAGGCTACAAAAATAAAGGATGATGAGCTCAAGCTCAAACTGGACGTGGACGgattggtggtggtggaatgGTGAAGTCCGATGAGGCGAGCTGATCCATCTGCATTTTCTGAGTGGCGTCCAATGGGCCGAGCGTTGTCATGAGGCAATACCAGTTGGCGGCGCGGACTCGTGTGGCCGCTTGCTGAACTAGGCACAGGATTTCGATGAGGACTCCggcttctggaaaattaaagtttgtaTTTTATAATGCGTGAAGACAGAAATGTACCTTTCTCCTCATCATAGTGAATGGCTTCTCCTCTCAACTGCTGTAGAATCAGGGCTCGCTCATGAACACGGCTGTGGTAGAGGCTGGTGACTGCTTGAAGGAGCTCTGCAAGTGTTTGATGAGCTGCTAGTGGCATTGATCTTCCGGTGAGCTGCTCCATTTTTGCCAGGAGTGTGCTGATCCTTGCGTGCTCCCTGAAGAAGTCCACAACCATTCTATCAATGCGTGATGGAGCAGTTGGAAGTTTTGGGATTGGGAGCCCGTTTGACGAGGATATCTTTTTTCCAAGGTTGTGACGGGCAAGTTCAGCTTCTGTCTGCTTGCGCTCTTTCTCAAGCTGGCGGTACTCATCGGTGACCTCGTCGACTTTTCCTTGAAGAGCTGACATGAATGAATATCTTTGGAATACTGTTTTTGATGGCCACTGTCGGTTATTctgttgctgttgttgttgctgttgttgctgttgaACTACGAGTGCTTGTTGTTGCATGATATAAGTCATATCCACTCCGGATGGTTGGGGAGTAGTCACTTGACATGCCGCGAGCTGGTTGCTAAGCGCCTGAAGAAACTCCGCGTCTGATGTAGAGTTGTGTCTGCTCGTCGCCGTGTTCCAGTACATATTCTGCTGTGGGGCTGGTGGAGATGTGCGTGCGATCGGTGCCGGGCGATACAACTCTTCTTGTGGAAGAGACCATGGTGATGATGTTGAAGGGGATGCAGAGGAGAAGAGCTGGTTTTGAGTGGAAAGGTTTGATCCTGAGGATGGTGGAGATGTGTTGAGGTTGAGTCGAAGAAGTTCTTGTAGGAGAGCATAGTCTTTTGAttcgctctgaaaatttggagtttaaactttttcgagaaaatctaAGAAGTTAAGGACTTAAAACACAAAACTGCGAGCCTACCTCTGTCTTTTTCTGTTGAACTGGTGCCGGTGCCGGTGCCTGAATCAACGAAGATGTGATTGGTGGTGGATTGAACCAGCTCGTGTTCAAATCCGATGTCTTATTGTTGTTATTATTGAAGTATGATGCTTGATCGATCGGGCTGCTCGGTGTGTCGCAGAGAAGACGATGCTCGTGATCATCAAGTCCAGATGATGGAGATGTCTGTGGTTGCGATGAAGTGGAGGATCGGATGCTATCCCCATTGTCCGAGTCGTTCTGAAACATTGATGTTTTGAACTTGTTTTATTGCCATCTCGAATGATAACCCGTTCCTGCACTATCCCCTCAGCCCCTTCATTTTCCCATCATCATTACATTCATCGCAAAACGCGTCGAAATTTATGGGCCAGTCGTTTTTGCTGCTGTCACCGACGGACACCAGGCTCGTAATGAGAAGCAAGGACATCCGTCGTTTCTTTTGTTGTAAATTATGGGGGACaggagaaggagaagaagcagGAGAACGATTTATGGGGCTCTCAAGGATGAGATGCGCGCGCGCCCGCTTCCATGACTCATACAGCCAGGTGTACTACAAATGAGGCACggatatttgaatttcgccGCGACGACATCTGGCGTCCTTCATGGTAACTCGTTCCTGCTATCTGATTTACTATACCGTATACTTAATTGTTTGAAGCAGCAGCTACCCTCCCGCGACCTTTCGGCCTCTGATCTTCCTGATCTTCTTGAACGTGCCACTCCGTGAAAGGTAGCGGGCCCCTATGGTcaacaaattattgaaatctCTATCTCTCTTTCCCACACGCTATCCCCGTATTGACAACAACAATAGGGATTCCAGAGGCTAAAGGATGTAGAAGCGGAAGGACCCatatcaacaacaacaacggAAGCCGTGCCAGGTAGTGGACTCTCTGAGAGCCTCGATACTCGCTCTCTTTTGGCGCCATGTTCTCTGCTCCTCTGGAGAACACCATGCTTTGCAACATGGGAGGTTCACACGAGAAAGCGAGAGCACGAGAGAATGAGagaatgagagagagagagcgtGGAAAAGAGCAAAGAACTTATTTTGCCACTGGCTCTTTGGCGCGGTGCCAAGCTGGGAGCGTGCGCCGCGCACCGGGAACGAGGCGACACCCAGGGTCATCAACCGTTCAAGGTTTCGGTACTGTTGTGTCTCTCGAGGCGAACAAGGAGATGAAGAAAGAggagacgtttttttttgcctctCTATTTCTCTATCGTCTCGGCGGCCCTTTGACTGGTACTGTCGGGTACGCAAATAAAACGACCGGTAGGTGAGCGAGGTGAAAAACGAACATAGACCGACTGATAACgcctttttgttttgttcgtCGTGTGGTCTCGACCCCCCGAAAAAGTGCAAGGCGGAAGTCCAGTGACCCCGGAGTCAtttcgggggggggggggggggggccaGATGTCCAGGACCAAGAGGGGTCGCCAAGGCAGCAGCTGGCTCGGTGCCAGTCTCCGTGCCCCGTTTTCCGCGCCATTACCAATTCCCACCGTGTCGCTTTCAAAAGTGCACCTCCCCGCCGCGTAAGGACACTGGCAATTTAAAACTCGGTCAACTAACCTGTGAGTTAACCCACGAGTACACGTTGTACCACGATTCCGATCCGTTCGCCCATGTCGACGCGGCAAAGTCGTTCGGGAACGTCGTCTTGATAGTTGGGTCCATTGTTCGAGCCATTTCTGTAGAATTGAGAAAGTATTGGAGGTCAAAAATGGTGAAATCGTATAGTGAAAAGAACAGGGTTAGATGAATCAGACACAcattcttttcaaaaagtggaatAAACGAGAGCTATGTCGCCAGGCAACTCGGAGAAAGTTCGGGAGCACATTTTATAGGCAAACTGGGCGGCTGGGGATAGTAGGATCAAAGTAGATCTAGAAGGTCAGAAGTGTACAGGAAAGTTCACGAGTGAAAGTTCACTGAAGCATGGTGAGTACTAGGTTAAGATACAAGGTTTGCAATGATCTTAAGAAAGTTGACAAGTTGTAAAAGAGAGAAAAGTCGGAATATTTACAAAGTTACAACAGATTCCTATTAcgttaaaaaagttaaaaatagaACAACTCTAAGGAAGCACAAAgggaatttttatcaatagCAAACCctacttgaaaaaaagttctgaaggtTCGGAGTGAGCCTTTAGGACCCAGTCAGGAAACCGTAATGAAACTGAAGGAATAAGAACTTAGGCAGCCCATGTTCGGAAGCTTCGGAAGATCCTCCTAtggtccaccaccaccaccattcTAAACTCACAGCACTTACTCTGTCTCGTCTCCCCCAGTTTCCCCCAGCTGTCTGCCCGTCTGCACGCCGATCCCTCGCCATCCCCGGTCTGTCTGACTTCTCTACACCCTCCCGGGGCGCGGTCGGGTCGTGGCCGTCGGCGCCCTGGGTAGGCGCCGACTTGCACCCGCGGCGACACAAAAAGTGGGAGGCGCGTACCACCCAGCGACTGGTAGAGCGCCCCGTCTCGTTGTGTCTGCCGTCTCTGCAGGAGCCATGCAGTGTCTGGGGGACCGATGGGAATAGTGTGCGAGACGAAGAGGAATAGACAACTTGGAGGGAGCCTAAGTTTGGGGTTTTTGATGGTTCGGAATTGAGAAATGGTATGTTTTAGGAAAGGGTTAGGATAAGATACTGATTAGAACGTATTAATGAGAAATGtcaagaatttcaaaacttagagtttcaaaaaacatcaaaaaagttcagaaaaatcgagaaaaatatacaaaaatcgAACAGAGAGCAGAACATATTGTAATATTTTAAGGAAACTGAAGGTCTAGATAAAAGCGAACACCATTCCCATAAACTGATAAGAGGGTCACTTAGACAAAAGTTGGTAAGCCTCATCTCCCGCAACTGACTGACTGACTGACAGACACCGAGTTTGCGGGAACCGAGACGCAGAGACTGGCCAGCAGTGGTGGTGGCCGCCACAAGAGGGAGGAGAGTAAgagcgtgtgtgtgtgtgtgtgcctaGAAAAAAGATTGAGGaattggaaaagaagaaaatgaagaaaaaacacgaaaCAACACTAAAAATGTTGCAACATCGGAGCAGAGCATCAGGATGTTCGTGGGGGCCATGTGTGGCGGGCTGAACGGTCGAACggcgggtctcgccacgagaGCTTATAGAGGTAGATGTAAACTTCGCAAGTGCCGGGAATTTCCAGATTCACAGCTATGTCCTTAcatgggtctcggcgcgaaACATAGTACTACAGGaagtttttcgattgaaaGTGCCGAAAAAGTTTGATCTTGGTGGTTTTAGGtcgtttttcacattttgaaaatttcgagttgACGAAAATGCCAAAGATCTTACTGGTTCTTACCACCAGAGCAAGCTCttgtggcaaaaaaaaacgtaaataGAGGGCCTAGATGGCCTACTAGGAACGGCCCATCGAAAATATCGGCTAACGACACTCCCAAAAGAAGATGCCCGACATCTAATGGGTTTGGCGAACACATACAATTGAACCGAACCCGCTAGATGTCGGGCGCTAACTTACCAGGGGACcggtttcaattttcaaaccaagAACCCTCTCCAGTTGTGATGTAAATGACCCATTTCTGTACAAACACGAAGCAGGGCGGAGCCTCTGAAATGAGCCGACCATCTGGAAACACAAGATGATGTGTACTATAAGGCGATAAAATGGTCAGCACCAGCTGCGCGGTAAATTGAAATCGTCGAATTTAACTGACCCAGACGACTGGTACAGACTGGCAGGTGTCTTTGAAGAAACACGTTCTGTTTCTCAAATAGATAGTTTAGAGGAGAGAAATGTTGGTGGGATTGCCGAGAATGCCAAAAGTTTGGgttagctacagtaacctagaGACTTGTGAGTGAATTctgacaaaatttgaactgtgTATATCACAACCAGGCGTTTCCTGCAAACTCCACTGCAGGAAACTCCAAATATCTCcacatattttacgcgcaaactGAGATTTTGGGGATctcagcagccgacatctaACGGGTCccgtttttgtatttttctgcaACCTGTAAGATGTCGGCCACTTCAACGTCTCGTGTGAATACTGTCGGACTTCCGATGTGTccgcttcaaaaaattaaacaaagtTGTCTTCCGGCTCTTATTTCTCTTTTCTTGAAAGTGTTGAGCTTTGAAAACCGAACTATTACGAGACtacaaaattctaagaatgcgtattacacaacacatctgacgcgcaaaatatctcgtagcgagaactacagtaattcttcgaatgactactgtagcgttgatgtcgatttacgggatttcgttttttttttgtgttttaaaaatagtttatcgataaatattaatttttcccgtaaattaattttattcccgtaaatcgacaacaacgctacagtagtcatttgaaggatgactgtagttttcgctacgagatattttgcgcgtcaaatatgttgtgcaatacgcattttcagaaatccgTGTTCGCGTAATACTGAGTATGATATGATACAAGAGTCAGTCGAGCTGTGGCCGCAAACACCGCGAGAAATTCGCCAGATTTTACGCACAAATCTAAAAAAGTTAGTcaaatttatcagtttttgaatCAGGAAAAAGCATGCCGTGGCCGGTCGTCGTTCTGTCGTTCATCATCCGAAAACCCTTCCCTGGGAATTTGTCCTTTTCGTCTTCACCCGACATCGTCTACtattactttttttgctgTCAAAGAGGGTGgtctctttttcatttttttttctctttttttctgcaagGTCGCAACGCCTACCACCACGAAAATGGgccttttcttcttctccagtAACCAGTTCTTCTCCATttcgagagaaaaagagaacgaATCGAATGACTGGGGGAAAAAGTGCAAGTCAAGGGTAAACTAAGAACGGTTCTCCTCTCTTCTCCACACATGTGTTCAGAGACCCCCACACAAAAAAGcaaacagagagagagagtttGTGCTCTGCTTGGCATTTTTTGATCGGCATAAAGTTGAAAGatgcaactttttttcggcgcgcgcaaaaaagtttaatagtGCAACTAtagtttgtttgttttatgTGTATTGCACGTGCCTGGCAGCAAACAAAATATGTTGCCATTTTGGGggaggtggcctagaaatcctaCTGGGTTACCTTTTTctaagttggtggcctagaaaacccatttttaaagttggtgACCTAGAAACTTCTATTTGAAAGTAGATGGCatagaaatttcaagttgaaatttggtggcctagaaacttcTACTTGAAAGTTGATGGcatagaaatttcaatttgaagttggtggcctaacaACTTCTATTtgaaagttggtggcctagaaaacccatttttaaagttgatgaCCTAGAAACTTC
The nucleotide sequence above comes from Caenorhabditis elegans chromosome III. Encoded proteins:
- the Y39A1A.10 gene encoding uncharacterized protein (Predicted), translated to MFSAPLENTMLCNMGGSHEKARARENERMRERERGKEQRTYFATGSLARCQAGSVRRAPGTRRHPGSSTVQGFGTVVSLEANKEMKKEETFFFASLFLYRLGGPLTGTVGYANKTTGR
- the meic-1 gene encoding Gamma-tubulin complex component (Confirmed by transcript evidence) — translated: MARTMDPTIKTTFPNDFAASTWANGSESWYNVYSWVNSQNDSDNGDSIRSSTSSQPQTSPSSGLDDHEHRLLCDTPSSPIDQASYFNNNNNKTSDLNTSWFNPPPITSSLIQAPAPAPVQQKKTESESKDYALLQELLRLNLNTSPPSSGSNLSTQNQLFSSASPSTSSPWSLPQEELYRPAPIARTSPPAPQQNMYWNTATSRHNSTSDAEFLQALSNQLAACQVTTPQPSGVDMTYIMQQQALVVQQQQQQQQQQQNNRQWPSKTVFQRYSFMSALQGKVDEVTDEYRQLEKERKQTEAELARHNLGKKISSSNGLPIPKLPTAPSRIDRMVVDFFREHARISTLLAKMEQLTGRSMPLAAHQTLAELLQAVTSLYHSRVHERALILQQLRGEAIHYDEEKEAGVLIEILCLVQQAATRVRAANWYCLMTTLGPLDATQKMQMDQLASSDFTIPPPPIRPRPV